The following proteins come from a genomic window of Erpetoichthys calabaricus chromosome 18, fErpCal1.3, whole genome shotgun sequence:
- the zgc:152986 gene encoding dnaJ homolog subfamily B member 9 isoform X2, protein MSLSKWLARTAMKDPLLIPQLALLWLLLLLDPMLAVKDYYDILGMSPSATGQQIKKAFHRLAMKYHPDKNRSPGAERKFREIAEAYEVLSNEAKRQEYDDLGHQGFVHVDRDMDVDMQFFTFVFNDLHQHYDFDTDGFYPEEEVQLNWEFLAQPEGVEDEEFLGESLEEEDDRGSFYVFGKEFDDLAAEFV, encoded by the exons ATGTCCCTCAGTAAGTGGCTTGCACGTACT GCCATGAAGGACCCACTTCTCATTCCTCAGCTAGCCCTCTTGTGGCTGCTGCTACTTCTTGATCCAATGTTAGCCGTGAAGGACTACTATGATATTCTCGGCATGTCCCCATCTGCCACTGGCCAGCAAATCAAAAAAGCCTTCCACAGACTTGCAATGAAGTACCATCCAGATAAGAACAGAAGTCCCGGTGCAGAAAGAAAGTTTAGGGAAATTGCAGAAG CTTATGAAGTTCTTTCCAACGAAGCCAAGAGACAAGAGTATGATGATCTGGGGCACCAGGGTTTCGTGCACGTCGACAGAGACATGGACGTTGACATGCAGTTCTTCACGTTCGTTTTTAATGACCTCCACCAGCATTATGACTTTGACACCGATGGTTTCTACCCTGAGGAGGAAGTCCAACTGAATTGGGAATTTCTTGCACAACCTGAGGGTGTGGAGGATGAGGAATTCCTTGGCGAGTCtttggaggaggaggatgatcgAGGCTCTTTTTATGTGTTTGGGAAAGAGTTTGACGACTTGGCAGCCGAGTTTGTTTGA
- the zgc:152986 gene encoding dnaJ homolog subfamily B member 9 isoform X1 codes for MICQLPTRCSKPLKLSPAFLHPVLCLAMKDPLLIPQLALLWLLLLLDPMLAVKDYYDILGMSPSATGQQIKKAFHRLAMKYHPDKNRSPGAERKFREIAEAYEVLSNEAKRQEYDDLGHQGFVHVDRDMDVDMQFFTFVFNDLHQHYDFDTDGFYPEEEVQLNWEFLAQPEGVEDEEFLGESLEEEDDRGSFYVFGKEFDDLAAEFV; via the exons ATGATATGCCAGTTGCCCACACGGTGTTCCAAACCcctcaaactcagtcctgcaTTTCTGCATCCTGTGCTATGTTTG GCCATGAAGGACCCACTTCTCATTCCTCAGCTAGCCCTCTTGTGGCTGCTGCTACTTCTTGATCCAATGTTAGCCGTGAAGGACTACTATGATATTCTCGGCATGTCCCCATCTGCCACTGGCCAGCAAATCAAAAAAGCCTTCCACAGACTTGCAATGAAGTACCATCCAGATAAGAACAGAAGTCCCGGTGCAGAAAGAAAGTTTAGGGAAATTGCAGAAG CTTATGAAGTTCTTTCCAACGAAGCCAAGAGACAAGAGTATGATGATCTGGGGCACCAGGGTTTCGTGCACGTCGACAGAGACATGGACGTTGACATGCAGTTCTTCACGTTCGTTTTTAATGACCTCCACCAGCATTATGACTTTGACACCGATGGTTTCTACCCTGAGGAGGAAGTCCAACTGAATTGGGAATTTCTTGCACAACCTGAGGGTGTGGAGGATGAGGAATTCCTTGGCGAGTCtttggaggaggaggatgatcgAGGCTCTTTTTATGTGTTTGGGAAAGAGTTTGACGACTTGGCAGCCGAGTTTGTTTGA
- the zgc:152986 gene encoding dnaJ homolog subfamily B member 9 isoform X3 encodes MKDPLLIPQLALLWLLLLLDPMLAVKDYYDILGMSPSATGQQIKKAFHRLAMKYHPDKNRSPGAERKFREIAEAYEVLSNEAKRQEYDDLGHQGFVHVDRDMDVDMQFFTFVFNDLHQHYDFDTDGFYPEEEVQLNWEFLAQPEGVEDEEFLGESLEEEDDRGSFYVFGKEFDDLAAEFV; translated from the exons ATGAAGGACCCACTTCTCATTCCTCAGCTAGCCCTCTTGTGGCTGCTGCTACTTCTTGATCCAATGTTAGCCGTGAAGGACTACTATGATATTCTCGGCATGTCCCCATCTGCCACTGGCCAGCAAATCAAAAAAGCCTTCCACAGACTTGCAATGAAGTACCATCCAGATAAGAACAGAAGTCCCGGTGCAGAAAGAAAGTTTAGGGAAATTGCAGAAG CTTATGAAGTTCTTTCCAACGAAGCCAAGAGACAAGAGTATGATGATCTGGGGCACCAGGGTTTCGTGCACGTCGACAGAGACATGGACGTTGACATGCAGTTCTTCACGTTCGTTTTTAATGACCTCCACCAGCATTATGACTTTGACACCGATGGTTTCTACCCTGAGGAGGAAGTCCAACTGAATTGGGAATTTCTTGCACAACCTGAGGGTGTGGAGGATGAGGAATTCCTTGGCGAGTCtttggaggaggaggatgatcgAGGCTCTTTTTATGTGTTTGGGAAAGAGTTTGACGACTTGGCAGCCGAGTTTGTTTGA